The following proteins are encoded in a genomic region of Hymenobacter siberiensis:
- a CDS encoding FG-GAP-like repeat-containing protein gives MKNSLLTSLLAACGLLAPLALPLTAQGQTLTVTARSPARNARAAALTTPVSVTFSANLNPATTGNIKVFSQQYRGQRTASVSTSGATATLAPTVPTTGSQVAGFKPGETLFVTVPATVQSTGGAAAVRQVYQFTAATGGTGRGNFLAPATNANPTVGNGPYSVAVGDVDGDGDLDLLTANLISGTVSVRLNDGTGNFIGGSDPAVGANPGSVAVGDVDGDGDLDLLTANSGSNTVSVRLNDGTGNFIGGSDPAVGANPQRVAVGDVDGDGDLDLLAAAGSNTVSVRLNDGTGNFTGGSDPTVGTDPTSVAVGDVDGDGDLDLLTANQGSNTVSVRLNDGTGNFTAPATNPNPAVGTTPKSVAVGDVDGDGDLDLLAANFDDNTVSVRLNDGTGHFTAPATNANLAVGNGPISVAVGDVDGDGDLDLLTAIQSDNTVSVQLNDGAGNFTAPATNPNPTVGDTPSSVAVGDVDGDGDLDLLTANYYDNTASVRLNGGTGLAIASFTPTSGPTGTTISLTGTGLTGATAITFSGTSGNVVTTGFSVASSTSITGVVVPSGAVTGTLTVTTPGGTSAASSQTFTVTVAPTISSAADNPVARGGLVTLNGTGLAGATGVTFARSGFSPITLTSFSSNTATALAFALPLAAPNTNGAYNVTVTNANGTSAAFSLSLTDNVTWNGSAGTAWATATNWSPPAVPNTYLNTTVVAAAAQPTVTGTQLVQNVTVQAGASLTLAATTAPTTQLTLGTSAFNNGSLVLATGSTLTQGAGSELYITQNMTNNGATFVLDATSEIGFGGPSHVLNGTAGVTFQTLTVGEQGSYDYLSIEVPVQVRRKLGVYNNSTTALGAGGSLTLLSNATGTALVENGTGSTVTGTVTVQRYIDPTTNAGPGYRHYSAPVSNTTVADLATTTGFTPTLTTSYNASATPGTTTPFPTVFGYDQSRVSLANSSAPFDRGFVVPAALTTPLAVGKGYAVNIAGDQLVDFVGTLTNGDQPPLVLSRVAGNSAAGWQLVGNPYPAPLNYALVEGVDRANLDAAIYVYGSTSQYVGTYRSYVNGMGGNPVLPVAQGFFVRVSDSQTSGALTFRNSQRLTAPDATAFQRGAADARPLVQLELRGSTGTLADALYAYAETGATPAFDSQFDAAKLANTTGLNLSSTATSGEALSIDARPAFTAATVLPLALGVPAAGTYSFTAVALNNIPAALDAFLSDAQTGQTVNLRLQPAYAFSVSPTQAAVLISGRFTLHFAARAALATAPALSAAQVALYPNPAHDRFTVLVPTVAGATQVHVTLLNVLGQVMRTQAAASGTAFAVETAGLATGVYTLRMQVGTATLTKRVVLQ, from the coding sequence ATGAAGAACAGTTTACTTACTTCGCTACTGGCGGCCTGCGGGCTGCTGGCCCCGCTGGCCTTGCCGCTGACGGCGCAGGGCCAGACCCTTACCGTGACGGCGCGAAGCCCGGCCCGCAACGCGCGGGCAGCGGCGCTCACCACGCCGGTGAGCGTGACGTTTTCGGCCAACCTCAATCCGGCGACGACAGGTAATATTAAGGTGTTTTCGCAGCAGTACCGGGGGCAGCGCACGGCCTCGGTGAGCACCAGCGGGGCCACGGCCACGCTCGCGCCGACGGTGCCGACCACGGGCTCGCAGGTAGCGGGCTTCAAGCCGGGCGAAACGCTGTTCGTGACCGTGCCGGCCACCGTGCAAAGCACGGGCGGCGCGGCGGCCGTCCGGCAGGTCTACCAGTTCACGGCCGCCACCGGCGGCACCGGGAGGGGCAACTTCCTGGCCCCGGCCACCAACGCCAACCCCACTGTGGGCAACGGTCCTTACAGCGTAGCGGTGGGGGACGTGGACGGCGACGGCGACCTGGACCTGCTCACGGCCAACTTGATTAGCGGCACGGTGAGCGTGCGGCTCAACGACGGGACGGGCAACTTCATTGGCGGCTCCGACCCCGCCGTGGGTGCCAATCCCGGTAGCGTGGCGGTGGGGGACGTGGACGGCGACGGCGACCTGGACCTGCTCACGGCCAACTCCGGCAGCAACACGGTGAGCGTGCGGCTCAACGACGGGACGGGCAACTTCATTGGCGGCTCCGACCCCGCCGTGGGCGCCAATCCCCAGAGGGTGGCGGTGGGGGACGTGGACGGCGACGGCGACCTGGACCTGCTCGCGGCTGCCGGCAGCAACACGGTGAGCGTGCGGCTCAACGACGGGACGGGCAACTTCACTGGCGGCTCCGACCCCACCGTGGGCACCGATCCTACCAGCGTGGCGGTGGGAGACGTGGACGGCGACGGCGACCTGGACCTGCTCACGGCCAACCAGGGCAGCAACACGGTGAGCGTGCGGCTCAACGACGGGACGGGCAACTTCACGGCCCCGGCCACCAACCCCAACCCCGCCGTGGGCACCACTCCCAAGAGCGTGGCGGTGGGGGACGTGGACGGCGACGGCGACCTGGACCTGCTCGCGGCCAACTTTGACGACAACACGGTGAGCGTGCGGCTCAACGACGGGACGGGCCACTTCACGGCCCCGGCCACCAATGCCAACCTCGCCGTGGGCAACGGTCCTATCAGCGTGGCGGTGGGCGACGTGGACGGCGACGGCGACCTGGACCTGCTCACGGCCATCCAAAGCGACAACACGGTGAGCGTGCAGCTCAACGACGGGGCGGGCAACTTCACGGCCCCGGCCACCAACCCCAACCCCACCGTGGGCGACACTCCTTCCAGCGTGGCGGTGGGGGACGTGGACGGCGACGGCGACCTGGACCTGCTCACGGCCAATTACTACGACAACACGGCGAGCGTGCGGCTCAACGGCGGGACGGGGCTTGCTATTGCGAGCTTCACGCCCACGAGCGGACCGACGGGCACGACCATCAGCCTGACGGGCACCGGCCTGACGGGGGCCACGGCCATCACCTTCAGCGGTACCAGCGGCAACGTGGTGACCACGGGCTTCTCCGTGGCTAGCAGCACGAGCATCACCGGCGTAGTGGTGCCCAGCGGGGCCGTGACGGGCACTTTGACCGTGACCACGCCCGGCGGCACCAGCGCCGCCAGCAGCCAGACGTTCACCGTGACGGTTGCGCCGACCATCAGCAGCGCGGCCGACAACCCCGTGGCCCGCGGCGGCCTGGTCACGCTCAATGGCACCGGCCTGGCCGGGGCCACCGGCGTCACGTTTGCCCGCAGCGGCTTCTCTCCCATTACGCTCACCAGCTTCAGCAGCAACACGGCCACGGCCCTGGCCTTCGCCCTGCCCCTGGCCGCGCCCAACACCAACGGTGCGTACAACGTGACCGTGACCAATGCCAACGGCACCAGCGCCGCCTTCTCCCTGAGCCTGACCGACAACGTCACCTGGAACGGCAGCGCCGGCACCGCCTGGGCCACGGCCACCAACTGGAGCCCGCCCGCCGTGCCCAACACCTACCTCAACACCACCGTCGTTGCCGCCGCTGCCCAGCCCACCGTGACCGGCACCCAGCTGGTGCAGAACGTGACCGTGCAGGCCGGGGCCAGCCTCACACTGGCCGCCACCACGGCCCCCACCACCCAGCTCACGCTGGGTACCAGCGCCTTTAACAACGGCAGCCTGGTCTTAGCCACCGGCAGCACCCTCACCCAAGGAGCGGGCAGCGAGCTCTACATCACGCAGAATATGACCAACAACGGGGCGACGTTCGTCCTTGATGCGACCAGCGAAATCGGCTTCGGCGGGCCCAGCCACGTGCTCAACGGCACGGCCGGCGTCACGTTCCAGACCCTGACCGTGGGCGAGCAGGGCAGCTACGATTACCTGAGCATAGAGGTCCCCGTGCAGGTGCGCCGCAAGCTGGGCGTGTACAACAACTCCACGACCGCCCTGGGCGCGGGCGGCAGCCTCACGCTGCTGAGCAACGCCACGGGTACGGCTCTGGTGGAAAACGGCACCGGCAGCACGGTAACCGGCACCGTCACGGTGCAGCGCTACATCGACCCGACCACCAATGCCGGCCCCGGCTACCGCCATTACAGCGCCCCGGTGAGCAACACCACCGTGGCCGACCTGGCCACCACGACCGGCTTTACGCCCACGCTCACCACGTCCTACAACGCCTCGGCCACGCCGGGCACCACCACGCCCTTCCCCACCGTGTTCGGCTACGACCAGAGCCGCGTGAGCCTGGCCAACAGCTCCGCCCCGTTTGACCGCGGCTTCGTGGTGCCCGCCGCCCTGACCACGCCCTTGGCCGTGGGCAAGGGCTACGCCGTGAACATCGCCGGCGACCAGCTCGTCGACTTCGTGGGCACGCTCACCAACGGCGACCAGCCACCCCTGGTCCTGAGCCGCGTGGCCGGCAACTCCGCCGCCGGCTGGCAATTGGTGGGCAACCCCTACCCCGCCCCACTCAACTACGCGCTGGTGGAAGGCGTGGACCGCGCCAATCTGGACGCGGCCATTTACGTCTATGGCAGCACCAGCCAGTACGTAGGCACCTACCGCAGCTACGTCAACGGCATGGGCGGTAACCCCGTGCTGCCGGTGGCCCAGGGCTTCTTCGTCCGCGTGAGCGACAGCCAGACCAGCGGCGCGCTCACCTTCCGCAACAGCCAGCGCCTGACGGCCCCGGACGCCACCGCCTTCCAGCGCGGCGCCGCCGACGCCCGCCCGCTGGTGCAGCTCGAGCTGCGCGGCAGCACCGGCACCCTCGCCGATGCGCTCTACGCCTACGCCGAAACCGGGGCCACCCCGGCCTTCGATAGCCAGTTCGACGCCGCCAAGCTGGCCAACACCACGGGCCTGAACCTGAGCAGCACCGCTACCAGCGGCGAGGCGCTCTCGATTGACGCCCGGCCGGCCTTCACCGCCGCCACCGTGCTGCCCCTGGCCCTGGGCGTGCCCGCCGCCGGCACCTACTCCTTCACCGCCGTGGCGCTGAACAACATCCCCGCGGCCCTGGATGCTTTCCTGAGCGACGCGCAAACGGGCCAGACCGTGAACTTGCGCCTGCAGCCGGCCTACGCCTTTAGCGTGAGCCCCACGCAGGCCGCTGTACTCATCAGCGGCCGCTTCACGCTGCACTTTGCCGCCCGCGCCGCGCTGGCCACCGCACCGGCCCTGAGTGCCGCGCAGGTGGCGTTGTACCCCAACCCGGCCCACGACCGATTTACGGTGCTCGTGCCAACCGTGGCCGGGGCCACGCAAGTACACGTCACCCTGCTCAACGTCTTGGGCCAGGTTATGCGTACGCAAGCGGCCGCAAGCGGCACCGCCTTCGCGGTGGAAACGGCCGGCCTGGCCACCGGCGTGTACACCTTGCGCATGCAGGTGGGCACCGCCACCCTGACCAAGCGCGTGGTCCTGCAATAA
- a CDS encoding PID-CTERM protein-sorting domain-containing protein: MKKLFSPTRLLRLALPALMVLTALQARAQPSSGGPVPTSTSAPTGVPLDGGASLLLVGGVGYALRKLRQRRQR, translated from the coding sequence ATGAAAAAGCTCTTTTCCCCGACCCGCTTGCTGCGGCTCGCCTTGCCGGCCCTGATGGTCCTGACGGCCCTGCAAGCCCGCGCCCAACCCAGTTCGGGTGGCCCCGTGCCCACGTCTACGTCTGCGCCCACGGGCGTGCCCCTCGATGGCGGGGCCTCGCTGCTGCTGGTCGGCGGCGTGGGCTACGCCCTGCGCAAGCTCCGCCAGCGCCGCCAGCGCTAG
- a CDS encoding IS4 family transposase, translating into MSISTDFGNAPQWAHTHFSGVGLGDVRRNRRVVTLAAGWAREPGATIPRLSQGQAYAGKAAYQLLGHAQTTPDALQAPHRQHVGQQLQAPGTYLLVEDTTELSWPEAAERRAGLGPVGPGKAYSQGVLLHSLVAAAWPATDPDPAAKRPALPLLGLLDQQFHVRQPVPDAEKAHPHGGSRPRQGRPRESALWAQSLRAVGCPPAGTRWVVVADRGADIYEHLQQCQAQGLGFVVRAAQNRALVAGADKTAAGRLFEQARAQPSAGTFSLALRGRPRQPARAVVLQVSFSPALALRAPQRPGGATGKGAPVPVGLVRVWEEQGPDAPGPGLEWLLLCDQPVTDFAQALVCARQYASRWLIEDFHKALKTGLGAKKLQLQTAARLFAAVALLSVLALALVDLREKSRLEPDLPAQAAGLTATELRVLRHQSRRSLDTVRAVYLALAALGGHLGRKGDGPPGWQTLWLGRRSLRLLVEGVNMAAQLLDE; encoded by the coding sequence ATGAGTATTTCGACGGACTTTGGGAACGCACCGCAGTGGGCGCACACGCACTTTAGTGGGGTAGGACTGGGCGACGTGCGCCGCAACCGACGCGTGGTGACGCTGGCGGCCGGCTGGGCGCGGGAGCCGGGAGCGACGATTCCGCGCCTGAGCCAGGGGCAGGCCTACGCCGGCAAAGCCGCCTACCAGTTGCTGGGCCACGCGCAGACGACCCCGGACGCGCTGCAAGCCCCTCACCGCCAACACGTGGGCCAGCAACTGCAGGCGCCCGGCACCTACCTGCTGGTCGAGGATACGACCGAGCTGAGCTGGCCCGAAGCGGCCGAGCGCCGGGCGGGCCTCGGGCCGGTGGGGCCGGGCAAAGCCTATAGCCAGGGCGTGCTGCTGCACTCGCTGGTGGCCGCCGCCTGGCCCGCCACCGACCCCGACCCGGCGGCCAAACGGCCGGCCCTGCCGCTGCTGGGCCTGCTCGACCAGCAGTTTCACGTGCGCCAACCCGTGCCCGACGCCGAGAAGGCCCACCCCCACGGCGGCTCCCGCCCCCGCCAGGGGCGGCCCCGCGAGTCAGCCCTGTGGGCCCAGAGCCTGCGGGCCGTCGGGTGCCCACCGGCCGGTACGCGCTGGGTGGTGGTGGCCGACCGCGGGGCCGACATCTACGAGCACTTGCAGCAGTGCCAGGCCCAGGGGCTGGGCTTCGTGGTGCGGGCCGCCCAAAACCGGGCCCTGGTGGCCGGGGCGGACAAAACGGCCGCCGGCCGCCTCTTCGAGCAGGCGCGGGCGCAGCCCAGCGCCGGCACGTTTTCCCTGGCCCTGCGCGGGCGGCCCCGCCAGCCGGCACGTGCGGTGGTGTTGCAGGTAAGTTTCAGCCCGGCCCTGGCCCTGCGGGCCCCGCAGCGGCCGGGCGGGGCCACGGGAAAGGGAGCGCCCGTGCCCGTCGGCCTGGTGCGGGTCTGGGAAGAACAGGGGCCGGATGCCCCGGGACCCGGCCTGGAGTGGCTGCTGCTCTGCGACCAGCCCGTCACCGACTTCGCCCAGGCCCTGGTCTGCGCCCGGCAGTACGCCAGCCGCTGGCTCATTGAGGACTTTCACAAGGCCCTGAAAACGGGGCTGGGAGCCAAAAAGCTGCAGCTGCAAACGGCGGCCCGCCTCTTCGCCGCCGTGGCCCTGCTGAGCGTATTGGCCCTGGCCCTGGTGGATTTACGCGAGAAAAGCCGGCTCGAACCGGACTTGCCGGCCCAGGCGGCCGGCCTGACGGCCACCGAGTTGCGGGTGCTGCGCCACCAAAGCCGCCGCTCCCTGGACACGGTGCGCGCCGTCTACCTGGCCTTGGCCGCGCTGGGTGGGCACCTGGGCCGCAAAGGGGACGGCCCACCCGGTTGGCAAACCCTCTGGCTCGGCCGCCGGAGCCTGCGCCTGCTCGTGGAGGGCGTGAACATGGCGGCGCAACTACTTGACGAATAA
- a CDS encoding S8 family peptidase gives MTILPFRRWSLSLALLALPALVQAQAVNAPSPTPATPTGDMSAAQWYLKDPQLDNVPGVGATRAYAEILKNLIPTPVIVAVIDSGIDTAHVDLKPVLWVNRGEIPGNGIDDDKNGYIDDVHGWNFLGGADGRNVNAETLEMTRIVAAGRKRFKGITAKTVKPADKATYALYQKAEKAYSARLKEETERSKQVEEMSGPLTMMVTNMKQALGTDKLDTTALKNANTSDPNLKRAVAGMLDMMRQTGAADADALLKELNEGMKQERSMLDNSLNLSFNPRADIIKDDPEDMSQRFYGNNDLHGPDPMHGTHVSGIIAAVRTNNLGIMGLAPDPVRIMMVRAVPDGDERDKDIANAIRYAVDNGAQIINMSFGKEFSPQRPAVEAAYKYAAQKGVLLVHAAGNENHNLDVADNYPASFYLNNTTIPNLLTVGASGPKDNVNLTADFSNYSKKGVDVFAPGVGIYSTLPGSTYGNESGTSMASPVTAGVAAVLKSYFPKLTAVDLKRIIMQSAQVHHTKVQTPGGEKQVDFSTLSVTGGVVDMYEAVKLAQKASL, from the coding sequence ATGACGATTCTTCCCTTCCGCCGCTGGTCGCTTTCGCTGGCCTTATTGGCGCTGCCCGCCTTGGTCCAGGCCCAGGCGGTGAATGCACCCTCCCCCACTCCCGCCACCCCCACCGGCGATATGAGCGCCGCCCAGTGGTACCTCAAAGACCCGCAGCTCGACAACGTGCCCGGCGTGGGGGCCACCCGCGCCTACGCCGAAATTCTGAAAAACCTGATTCCAACGCCCGTTATCGTGGCCGTCATTGACTCCGGGATTGACACGGCCCACGTCGACCTCAAGCCCGTGCTGTGGGTGAACCGGGGTGAAATTCCCGGCAACGGCATCGACGACGATAAGAACGGCTACATCGACGACGTGCACGGCTGGAACTTCCTCGGCGGGGCCGACGGCCGCAACGTGAACGCCGAAACCCTGGAGATGACGCGCATTGTGGCCGCCGGCCGCAAGCGCTTCAAGGGCATCACGGCCAAGACCGTGAAGCCGGCCGACAAGGCTACTTACGCGCTCTATCAGAAGGCCGAGAAAGCGTATTCGGCCCGCCTCAAGGAGGAAACCGAGCGCAGCAAGCAGGTCGAAGAAATGTCGGGGCCTCTCACCATGATGGTGACCAACATGAAGCAGGCGCTGGGCACCGACAAGCTCGACACCACCGCCCTCAAAAATGCCAACACCAGCGACCCCAACCTGAAACGCGCCGTGGCCGGCATGCTCGACATGATGCGCCAGACCGGGGCCGCCGATGCCGATGCCCTGCTCAAGGAACTGAACGAGGGCATGAAGCAGGAGCGCAGCATGCTGGACAATTCGCTGAACCTGAGCTTTAATCCCCGGGCCGACATCATCAAGGACGACCCCGAGGACATGAGTCAGCGCTTCTACGGCAACAACGACCTCCACGGCCCCGACCCCATGCACGGTACCCACGTTTCGGGCATTATCGCGGCGGTGCGCACCAACAACCTCGGCATCATGGGCCTCGCCCCCGACCCGGTGCGCATCATGATGGTGCGGGCCGTGCCCGACGGCGATGAGCGCGACAAGGACATTGCCAACGCCATCCGCTACGCCGTAGACAACGGCGCGCAGATTATCAACATGAGCTTCGGCAAGGAATTCTCGCCCCAGCGCCCCGCCGTGGAAGCGGCCTATAAATACGCTGCTCAGAAAGGCGTGCTGCTGGTGCACGCCGCCGGCAACGAAAACCACAACCTCGACGTGGCCGACAACTACCCGGCCTCGTTCTACCTGAACAACACCACCATCCCGAACCTGCTCACGGTGGGCGCATCCGGCCCGAAGGACAACGTGAACCTGACCGCCGATTTCTCGAACTACAGCAAAAAGGGCGTTGATGTGTTCGCGCCCGGCGTGGGCATCTACAGCACGCTGCCCGGCAGCACCTACGGCAACGAAAGCGGCACCAGCATGGCCTCGCCCGTCACGGCCGGCGTGGCAGCAGTCCTGAAATCATACTTCCCCAAGCTCACGGCGGTCGATTTGAAGCGCATCATCATGCAGTCGGCCCAGGTGCACCACACCAAAGTGCAGACGCCCGGCGGCGAGAAGCAGGTCGATTTCTCGACGCTGTCCGTAACCGGCGGCGTGGTGGATATGTACGAAGCCGTGAAGCTGGCGCAGAAGGCATCACTATAA
- a CDS encoding PIG-L family deacetylase has translation MFRLLRPIAVLTAFLTLHSSFFIETKAQTPKSYTSSEILLGLKKLNVLGSVMYIAAHPDDENTRLIAYMANERLLETSYLSATRGDGGQNLIGPELREGLGVIRTQELLAARRLDGGRQFFTRANDFGFSKTSDETFRIWDKEQVLADMVWVIRQRRPDVLITRFPPDARAGHGHHQASAILAAEAFDAAGDPKRFPEQLQYVQAWQPKRLLWNTGSFFVKPGDNMDGYLRLDAGGYNPLLGQSYGEIAARSRSNHRSQGFGSAAQRGEALEYFQLVKGAPATKDLFEGVDQSWNRVPGGAAVGKLIEEVIRKYDPSNPSASVAGLLKVRAALATKPISWSGNAPDLSFWKTEKTQQVESLIKNCLGLGLEATATQVSVAEGHAFQGGQSFQVNLEVINKSHVPVTVTSIHGLGFTYDSALVLPFNKLISIKRKGEAGFSGKETQPYWLQIPGSIGMYSVPESLSFPFSEGAAVLMAQSKAGVSQLPADEPTGSFGYMLWRQSLIGMPENPPAGGVCFIVQVNGSRLFYSVPVQYKHTDPVLGELYQPLAVVPPVLVNLPPARSYVFADAQPKTVPVTLRAGRAGVSGSLALALPAGWKCEPATVPFALAAKDEELTVNFQVQPLAGAAPGRAELRASATVAGQAYARGIQKIEYPHIPTQFLFPEAVAPLVKLDLKRRGQNVAYLMGAGDEVPDALRQIGYTVTLLKPEEISAARLKEFDALVVGIRAYNTVEALKTKQPDILKYIEQGGNVVVQYVVDRGTVLPEIGPYPMTLSRDRVTVEDAPVTLSKHPLLAAPNKITEQDFKGWVQEQGLYYPSKWDPKYQTVISSSDPGEAAKESAILVTDYGKGHYIYTGLSLFRELPAGVPGAYRLITNMISYGK, from the coding sequence ATGTTCCGACTCCTCCGCCCCATTGCCGTCCTCACGGCATTCCTCACTCTTCATTCCTCATTCTTCATTGAGACGAAGGCCCAAACGCCGAAGTCCTACACTTCCTCCGAAATCCTGCTGGGTCTCAAGAAGCTCAACGTCCTCGGTTCGGTGATGTACATCGCCGCCCACCCCGACGACGAAAATACCCGCCTCATCGCCTACATGGCCAACGAGCGCCTGCTCGAAACCAGCTACCTGAGCGCCACCCGCGGCGACGGCGGCCAGAACCTCATCGGCCCCGAGCTGCGCGAGGGCCTCGGCGTGATTCGCACGCAGGAGCTGCTCGCGGCCCGGCGGCTCGACGGCGGCCGGCAGTTCTTCACCCGCGCCAACGACTTCGGCTTCTCCAAAACCTCCGACGAAACCTTTCGCATCTGGGACAAGGAGCAGGTGCTCGCCGACATGGTGTGGGTCATCCGCCAGCGCCGGCCCGATGTGCTCATCACCCGCTTTCCGCCCGATGCCCGCGCCGGCCACGGCCACCACCAGGCCAGCGCCATCCTCGCTGCCGAAGCCTTCGACGCCGCCGGCGACCCCAAGCGCTTCCCCGAACAGCTCCAGTACGTGCAAGCCTGGCAGCCCAAGCGCCTGCTTTGGAACACCGGCAGCTTCTTCGTGAAGCCCGGCGACAACATGGACGGCTACCTCCGGCTCGATGCCGGCGGCTACAACCCCCTGCTGGGCCAGAGCTACGGCGAAATCGCGGCCCGCAGCCGCTCCAACCACCGCAGCCAGGGCTTCGGCTCGGCCGCCCAGCGGGGCGAGGCGCTGGAGTATTTCCAGCTGGTGAAAGGCGCGCCGGCCACCAAAGACCTGTTCGAAGGCGTGGACCAGAGCTGGAACCGGGTGCCCGGCGGCGCGGCCGTGGGCAAGCTCATCGAGGAGGTGATTCGCAAGTATGACCCGAGCAACCCCAGCGCGAGTGTAGCGGGGCTACTGAAGGTGCGGGCAGCACTTGCAACAAAGCCAATTTCTTGGAGCGGCAATGCTCCAGACTTGTCCTTCTGGAAAACGGAAAAAACACAACAGGTAGAAAGTCTGATTAAAAACTGTCTTGGATTGGGGTTAGAAGCTACTGCAACGCAAGTTTCTGTTGCTGAAGGTCACGCCTTTCAAGGGGGACAATCTTTTCAGGTGAACCTAGAGGTAATAAACAAGTCTCATGTCCCGGTTACCGTTACCAGCATTCATGGACTAGGTTTTACGTATGATAGTGCGCTTGTTCTACCGTTCAATAAACTAATTAGCATTAAGAGAAAGGGTGAAGCAGGCTTTTCTGGTAAGGAGACACAACCATACTGGTTGCAGATTCCGGGTTCTATTGGTATGTATTCGGTGCCAGAATCGCTAAGTTTTCCTTTTAGCGAAGGTGCAGCTGTGTTAATGGCTCAATCGAAAGCTGGTGTCAGCCAGTTACCAGCCGACGAGCCTACCGGAAGTTTTGGCTACATGCTTTGGCGACAATCCTTAATAGGAATGCCTGAAAATCCGCCGGCAGGTGGTGTTTGTTTCATAGTACAAGTAAATGGGAGTAGGTTATTCTATTCCGTCCCCGTCCAATACAAGCACACCGACCCCGTGCTGGGCGAACTCTACCAGCCGCTGGCCGTGGTGCCGCCCGTGCTAGTGAACCTGCCGCCCGCCCGTTCCTACGTCTTCGCCGATGCCCAGCCCAAGACCGTGCCCGTCACGCTGCGGGCCGGGCGCGCCGGGGTGAGCGGCAGTCTGGCCCTGGCCCTGCCCGCCGGCTGGAAGTGCGAGCCCGCCACCGTCCCTTTCGCCCTCGCCGCCAAAGACGAGGAGCTGACCGTGAACTTCCAGGTGCAGCCCCTGGCCGGGGCAGCGCCCGGCCGCGCCGAGCTGCGGGCATCTGCCACCGTGGCCGGCCAGGCCTACGCCCGCGGCATCCAGAAGATTGAGTACCCGCACATCCCCACGCAGTTCCTCTTCCCCGAGGCCGTGGCCCCGCTGGTGAAGCTCGACCTGAAGCGGCGCGGCCAGAACGTGGCCTACCTCATGGGTGCCGGCGACGAAGTGCCCGACGCCCTGCGCCAAATCGGCTACACCGTCACCCTGCTCAAGCCCGAGGAAATCAGCGCCGCTCGCCTCAAGGAGTTCGATGCGCTGGTGGTCGGCATCCGCGCCTACAACACCGTCGAGGCCCTGAAAACCAAGCAGCCCGACATCCTCAAATACATCGAACAGGGCGGCAACGTGGTGGTGCAGTACGTGGTCGACCGCGGCACGGTGCTGCCCGAAATCGGCCCCTATCCCATGACACTTTCCCGCGACCGGGTCACGGTGGAAGACGCCCCCGTGACGCTCTCGAAGCACCCGCTGCTGGCCGCCCCCAACAAAATCACCGAGCAGGATTTCAAAGGCTGGGTGCAGGAGCAGGGCCTCTACTACCCCTCGAAGTGGGACCCGAAATACCAGACCGTGATTTCCAGCAGCGACCCCGGCGAGGCGGCCAAGGAAAGCGCCATTCTGGTCACGGACTACGGCAAGGGCCACTACATCTACACGGGCCTGTCGCTGTTCCGGGAGCTGCCGGCGGGCGTGCCGGGGGCGTACCGGCTGATTACGAACATGATTTCGTACGGGAAGTAG